The window GACGCTGAAGAGCACCGGTGACCCGGAGGAGTGGAAGGAGGAGCGGGACGAGCAGGAAGAGGAGCTGGTCCTCCTCGGCATCCATTGGCCACCGCTCTGGCGGGGGACCAGAGCAGCAAGGTACGTTAACGGCGGCTCGTTTCCGCCCTCGAGGTGCTGGAGGGCGGCGTGGAGCAtgcggccgggggcgccccaccacaggcggTGGCCGTCGATGTTCCTGGTGCCCCGCACCAGAGGTGCGTTGTTGGTAGAGGCCAACCGCGCCGCCTGCCGGCGCCCGAAGTACGCTGCCCATGCCTCGTGGTTGCCGGCGGCGTACTAAGGGAGGGGCAGCTGCTCCTCCGTCAGTGACGCCCACACGCGCTCGACCTCGTTGTTGAAGTAGTCGGGGCGCGTCACGTCGGGCAGCAGGGGCACGGGGACGCCCCCGACGCTGAGCCTCCACCGCCCCGGCGCGCGCATGTCGGGAGGCGCCGGGATGTTGGCTTCAAACAGGAGGTGGGCTTCCCACTCGTGCAGCGAGCGGCAGCCGAAGCCATTGGCGTCGCCCCATCATCGGGGAACCTCTCGCCCATCGTCTGCGTCGGCTTTGAACGGGGAGAGGGAGGAAAGAGTTCGTCGGCGGTGGCtgtgcacggggagagaggggctaTGGGCGGGTGTGTCCTCCGGCGAGGGAGATGCTGCTTATATAGtggcagggggagggggcggcggcgttgTGTGTACACGTGGCGCGAGGGGGCGCGTCGCCGCACCGTGCCGGCCCGTGGCGAATCAATGGAAGGTTGACCGAcgtcagccttggcattgattccttgTGGGAAACCGAGGCATTGTGAGGACGACGAGGCAGGgatcgctgactcggcgggcccgctaTTCGCTCGTGCCAAAAACGATAGCCCCGGTGCCCCCGAGCGCTCCCAGCATGCCGGGTTTGGCCTGGGTCCACCGGCACCAATTACGggcctaagagcaactccaacgggccgacccaaacggacaacgcATTTGTCCGCTTTATGTCCGTTTAGGTCGGCCGCCCGCCTGGCGTCCGCCCTGTTTTGCATTTAGGTCGGTAGTGCGCCCAACGCGCTGACCCATTTTTATGTCCGCACTCAATTTTTAAAAAAGGCCTGCGGCCATAGATCATGCCAGGGGCCATGTCTCATGCCGACACCATGCGAGCGCCGGCATACATTGTCGGCTTCAAAAAATATCACCAcacagttcatgctggcgcactcgccaGCGGCCGGCACATATGCCAGCACACAAAATgggtgggacttgagttcgaccacgccatcacGACCCCGTGGTCATGCCAGCGCACAAGTCGACATACAAAAAAGAAGGCGCTCGCGGCCATGAGATCACTCGTCAGTGAACTTGAGCTTATCGGCCTGCATTttctcgaaccacggcctcttccttggcgacacggtgttgagatccaccttcatgatctccaccccggtcgTCATGCTTGCGAGAGCCACTTCTCTGGCCTTGGTCTTGGCATTGGCGGCCTGGATctcaagcatcttggcttgcttctccgcctccaacTCAAGCATCTTCGCTTGCTTCTCCGCGTCCATCTttagcctcctcctttggatctccatgaaggcgttcatttgCTCCTCTTTGAAACGCCGACGCTCCTCCTCTCTTGGGTCCTTCttgttcatcatgccctccacgcttgcgatcaaggcgttcaatgccgcatcccgcttgtcctccttcttggacttggtcttcccccgcggccgAGCCGACTCGCCATCCCCAGCCTCCTCCACGTCTTCCTTCCCCCTGCGCGACTTGAGGGCGGCATATTGCaccttgaacttctcctcgtctttgatgaccctatagcaatgggagaggttgaagcacttcccgttgtgttggaccttgaatgcctccaaagcttgaaatgcctacaaatgtTTTCATGCAAGCATGTTGGCACAAATGGTATGCAAATGAACACGCAAGCATGaacttgatgacacaaaagagggcggcttgctaccataccatgtcttgcacgtcgatgccgctcacggggtgggccttgacgctctcaagagtggcacaaaacttgttgcactcttgttggatcactcTCTATCGCTCCGAGATGAACACCCACCCACGTGTGCTCACAATTTGGTAAGGAGGAAACTTCTAGCGCTCATGAAACTCCCGGTGGGCACGAATCCAAaaagttgaatgcttttgtttggCGCCGGTCTTGGGGTATTGTCCAATGTCTCTCCAACACTCGCAAAGAAGCCTGTCCTCGACGCCGTGTATGACTTCgtgcgcttgctcttgcgcttcagcttcggcccggcggcttggttggcgagctcgtcctcaaacaaaggctccacttcgatgtcgcactcgtcttcttcctcttgaccGTAGTCGTCCGAAAACTCGTGGTCAAGTCGGAAGCCGTCTAGGTCCATGCCGACCTAATCACGCATGAAGGCCGACTGATCATAGCCAGCGCCCGACATGAACACCCCGTGGCCGTCCTCGCTTTGTGTCTCGTCGGGGTCGTAGCCAGTAGCCGGCGCACCGTCCTCGAAGATGAGGTTCTTCATGTAGTCCTTGTCGTCGGCGGGCGGCATTTAGTCGAACAGGTTGCGGGCGTCCGGTAGCACGTCGACTGGCATCTGGCGCGCATGTTTCCTCACGCCTCCGGATGACGAGCCACCGGCTACCGGTGTGGtgttgaggtcgatgggcgcgggcgcgggcgtggaaggcgcCACCACGCTCACGTTGGACGAGCACTCCCCGAAGAAGCGGGAGGCCCGCGGGTACACATGGAAGTCGGGTATCGGGGTGCAAGCCGATGCACGGGGTGAGTCGGGCAGCACCATCCGAGGGAATGCAGACGACCCGGTGCTGGCCGCGGCGGCCACGGCGGCGTTGACGAGgccgtgctggctagggtttaacTCTAGCATATAGAACGCCTCCCTCATTTCCGCCGCGACGCGGGCGTTGGTGACCTCCTGCtacgcggcggcgacgacggcggcaacCACGACGGCTTCACCCCTCGCGTCCGCGGTGTGCCTCcgactcttcctcttggccgactccgCCGCCTGCTGTTCAGGCGTCAGCGTCTTCTTTGGCTTGGTTGCATCAGCGGTCCTCgcggggcacgaggcttgcctttaCCGAAGGGGGCGGTCTTCatgccggacgaggcgagggaggcaaGGCCAGCGGTGGCATCGAGGTCGAGGTCATTGTCCATGGCGGGTATGGGGCGGGAGCGCGCGCGGGCGGGAGGGTTTTGGGGAAAATGGGGGAAATGATGCTTGCTGCCACCGACCGCCGGGCCCGGGGAGAGGAGTAGGCGTGCGCACGTTCGTCTCGTGTCCGTGCCGACGCAAATTCGGCTAAAAAATGGGCCAAGAATGGGTCGCCCGCGGACAAAAAgcagacgcgcgtccgtttgggttggCGCGTTAGGCCGTCTTTTATGTCcgtgccgacccaaacggacggcggcggacgaaatgggtcgccccgttggagttgctctaaccggCGAAAACCGAGCTCTCGGGCCCCTGGGGCGCGGCTGGAGTtgctcttaggccaactccaccgcacgaccccatcCTGTCCGCGCGCGTTCGTTTGGGATAAAACGGACGAACTAGACGACCTAGCGCGCGGGAACAAACAtacttttgtccgttttgtgtccgcttcCGACCCATCCCCGACCCAAGTTTGCGCCAATTTTTGGGTGAAATGGACAGCGCGCGGACaggcgggacgcgcgcgcttgtccgCCCCTGGCCGGCCTGTCGGTCGCACAAAGCAACCCCCCCCCGCACCCCATTTGGTGCCATTcccccaaaccctcccacgtcccgccgcctcctccctcccccgtccatggccgacgcccagcCGAATTCCGGCGGCCTGGCCGTCAACCCGCCCGGAATggtcaagaagaagaaggccaaggcgccaaggaagccgcggtcgaagtgcacgccggaggagatcgccaagttggacgcagaatcggcgaagaggaggaacCGGGGGGCGGTCGTCAAGGACAATGCCACCGCGCCCAAGTTTGCCGCCGAGCGCGACGCGATGGAGGCCGCGCTGCGCAAGGCCGAGGTCAAGGAGAAGGAGGCcatcgtcaacaaagcgcacgcccTCCTCATGCTTGGCATTTGTCGTCCGGCAGGTTTCTCTGTAGCGGCCGTCGGCCCGGCGAGCACATgctcgtcggtcgcccggcctcCGCACTGCCAGTCGCCGGCGTCGCGGACCACGCCTATGTCGCCCAACTTTCCCccgccaaggcacgacggccagacccgtttctcGGGGTCGCCGGACGTGGGCGTGATCATGCCGTCCACCCGGAGTccctgggtccagcagcggcggccggctgtccgtcgagatgcaaagaaagcaagcacgaCCGCCGTTTACGGGCACCATGCCGTCCCCCCGCGTCTTGTTCAACGGAACTCcaaggtggacgacatacgtgatgccttatccatggccttgcatgagactttgcatgtcatgatgtctcaaaaggacgtgagggacgagaagaagcggcaaagtaaggacgagcaaatgaagcaatacctagagttTCAAAGGAAGaaacttgagatggaggaggcggccaagaataggaagatcgacatggaggaggcagctcggcaaaggcagctcgacatcgaggccgccaatgtcaaggccaggcagaggcagctcgacatcgaggccaccaatgccgcaacGAAAGCGAAGGaagtggcccttgcgatcatgagcgtggacttgaccAAGATGAACGAGAAGACGAGGAGCTGGTTTAAGGCCAGCCAGAAGGAGATGTTCGACGCCGATGGCCTGAATTAGGTTGTCCGATCTGCCGTGGCCGTTCTTTTTgtaggctggcatgggtgccgcccgctgggccgctggctgtgtgccggcgagaaacagtttattttggaggctggctgtgttgccggccgttGGCTGTGTTGCCAGTGAACAAAACTATTCATTTTGAAGGCTGGCTGTGTTGTAGGCGaggacgtgtaggccgctggctttgttgccggcgtgAACTAGGGCCGCTGGCGTGAAATAGGGCCATTGGTATTTAAAACGTTGTTCTCTTTGGAGGCGGACAAGACGAAACCAAGCGGGATCCCAGGACACGCCCGGACACGATCCCATCGTCCTAATCAAACGGACCGAATTCGGACAAaacggtccgtttggggtcgcgtggTGGAATTGGCCTTAGGCGCGGAACAACGCAACACCAAAATTCCCGCACCAGCTGGCAGCGCAGCGTGTCCGCGTCTAGGGTTGTAGCCTCCACCCACCGAAGCACCGAACCGTTCTTGCACCACCGCGACGGCGCTGCTCGGCGACGCTCTGCGGCAGGCCATCATGCCGCGGGGTGAGTACGAGGCGCTGCGGGACGAGGAGCGCGCGCTGCCGCTAGCAGCGGCGGCTGCCGCCTGCGTCGCCTTCGCTACCGTTGCCGCGGTGGGGATCAGCCTCGGGATCGTGTTTCCCGCCGAGCCCGCGGACCGGCCCTTCTGCCGGGAGCGCCGCATGCTGGAGGCGCTCCCGGCAGCTGCTAGCAGCCGGGAGGAGGAGCCCGAGGCGTATCGGTACCGAGGCGGGGCTTTCTACATGACCACGGCCGAGGCTGCCGACTTCTACTGGATGGTCGTCTTGGTGCCATCCGCTGTCCTCTTCGCCGCATCCGCCGCTTACCTCGTATCAGGTGAGTCAGTGCTCGTGCTGTTTGTCGTAATGCTCAGATTTAGCTGTTTACAGTGTTAATTTTCTTACCCGGTTATCTGTATTTGACGATTGGTGATCCCACTGCTTCACCGCTCTTTAGgaattccaaaaatcatgaaacaccTCCCGTATTGGAGATTGTGTTGTTGCATGCGAACGATTTTAGTGGTAAAACGAGGTATCTCTGGAACTCTGGATNNNNNNNNNNNNNNNNNNNNNNNNNNNNNNNNNNNNNNNNNNNNNNNNNNNNNNNNNNNNNNNNNNNNNNNNNNNNNNNNNNNNNNNNNNNNNNNNNNNNNNNNNNNNNNNNNNNNNNNNNNNNNNNNNNNNNNNNNNNNNNNNNNNNNNNNNNNNNNNNNNNNNNNNNNNNNNNNNNNNNNNNNNNNNNNNNNNNNNNNNNNNNNNNNNNNNNNNNNNNNNNNNNNNNNNNAAAGAAAATTAAAGAACCACAACAAAACAGAACTTGTGGCCTCCTGACAAATTTATCAGTTTAATATCCTTTTGAGTCCCAAATTAAGACTCAAGAGAACAAATCTGCGATGCAAGAAACAAAACAAATCCCCAATTAGATCAGATGAATAGGCATCCTAATTACTCCCTCTTTAGTGGTCTAAATGAACTTGTATTTCTTTACCTAGGTAGTACTAAATTTTAGTGTTTCCCCAACACTTTCCCCAATTTCACTGTCATACTCTAATATGCATCACTACACACAGGGACGGGATCCAAATTCTAATAGTTTAAGGTGGGTACAGGGGACTAACAAATTCGTATGGGCCGGAGCGGCCGGTGACGATGGGTAGCCGGCCGGCCAGCTGACATAGACGACCACCGGACCGGGCAGGCCAGTGGCAAAGAGCCGAAGAGGAgcggccggcctcaacatgcttcgTCGGGATGTTTGCCGCCGCCGGCGCACGGATCAGGGTGAGCTTCTAGTCGGCGTCGGTGTCAAGGGAGTGGCGGCAGCGCAGCTTGTTGCCTGGTTCATGGATGGAGGCGAGCAGACATGCGTGAGCGTGGTTGCCTGGTTGGGAAACAGAGACGAAGCAGCAGCCGAGCCTGGAAGTGTGTGTGGCTGCGTGCGTGATGATGCCAAGATGGCTTGTGCGTGCTTGTGGAGGCATGATGGGCCATTACTACTAAGTACCTAGTGAAAAAAATNNNNNNNNNNNNNNNNNNNNNNNNNNNNNNNNNNNNNNNNNNNNNNNNNNNNNNNNNNNNNNNNNNNNNNNNNNNNNNNNNNNNNNNNNNNNNNNNNNNNNNNNNNNNNNNNNNNNNNNNNNNNNNNNNNNNNNNNNNNNNNNNNNNNNNNNNNNNNNNNNNNNNNNNNNNNNNNNNNNNNNNNNNNNNNNNNNNNNNNNNNNNNNNNNNNNNNNNNNNNNNNNNNNNNNNNNNNNNNNNNNNNNNNNNNNNNNNNNNNNNGCCGTTGTCTGGATGCACAAAGTGGTTGAATCTTCATCTTGCAGTGCGCTATAAGCTTGGCTAATACTTTATGATGCTGGGTCATATGTGCATTTTACCATAAATGGGCACCCGAAGACTGTTTTTTGTTTATGAAACACGTTTTGCTGGTGACATGTGTAAACCATTTCTTTGAATTGCATGATTGAGTGATGCGCTATAGCTATGAATAGAAGTGCAATCTTGGGATAGTACACTTGCAAAACAAATATTATGGCTAGGACAGGGAGAAATGGAAGACATAAGGTTTTGGGGATCTAAGGCGACATGGAAGAAGAAGAATCAACCAGGTAGGATTATAATATTAAGATGATATTCTAGGTAAGCAGACCAATCACTTTTAGCACTACCGCAACACCAAAGGAGTCTTTCCTGCTTGATGATTGCCTTGGTCTTTTAGCACTGCGTGACTTCTCTGTTCAAGACCCTGCTACTACGTTCTTTCTAACTTATTCAAGTGACGAGCATTACAATTACAGGAGTATTGAACCTCCTTTTCTTGATGATGAACATTCTGGCTGCTTTGAGATTGAATTAACCGAAAAAGATGAAATTTGATGATGCTGTTATATTGTATTTCTAGTTATGATTTAGAAGGTACATATACATTAAGCAGAGACAACTAGTTAATAGAAGAAATTTCCAAAGATTAAGTTTTGATAACATCTGCTTACTATACCAATATACCGTCTCACGTATTTGCTTTTACTCTCACGATCTCATCACATCGCGATGTGGTTATCACTTGGTTTCGTAAGCCCTTATTTTTAAGGGACAAAACCCTTTTCCAGTGTCCTAaaaatcatagttcaaaaaagcgctaggcgttaattgtgcattttgccaccgccttgcactttactgaccaaagcgcatgcttatgcgcagttatgcacagattaagcgtagttatgcgcaatgcgttttgccaacgcctagagcttaggtgcgcttaagcgctcgcttaggtgcgccttttttaactatgctaAAAATGCATAAATGATAGGTGGGTAGCAGGTGGTACGCAGTGTCTGTTCAGACGAGGTGGGAGGATAGTGCTTAGCGCCTATGCATGTTAAGTGGCTGTTTTTACAACAGTGGTATTTATATCTCTACTTCAGGATTCTTAGCTGCTCAGGGGAATATATGTTGATGGAGCAACGACCTTTAAATAGAATAATGTGACAAATAATGATGAGATCTGTGCTGCTCTGACTGATCAATAAACCACCCTGATTGTTTTCCTCTTTACACATGTTTTCTGCCTATTAATGAATGTAGTAATTCACATGGATCTACGGTAGTACTTGTTACAACCAGAAAACTCCAGTGTGGAATTCTCTTGCAGTGACCTTATCTAATGTGCTGCGTAAATTGTATGTTTTTAGTTACCACCAAATCACGAACCTGTAAACTTTGTAGGGCCGGAATATTGTGCAACCCCCCTCCCCCTAAGAGTTGCAGCAGAATTATTCTACACCCCCAATAAACAATTCCTCCCCTGTCTTGTTTCTTTTCCTGAAGGGAGCGAGTTAGCTCTGTTTTGCTCTTGGCTGCAGCGATGCCATGCTCGGCCTTCCCCACGTCAGCGACCGTGTGCTTCCCCTCCGCCTGGTTCCAGGCGAGCAGCCCCATCCCTCACCTCCCCATCCTTCTTCCTCGTTTTTGACCACCGCACCCTATCTCGTATCACCAACGCCAGCCAAAAAAACCCCCTAGCcgccctccttcttcctccccactccccctgtgctccagatccactcccCGTGCCTCCCACGCACCGGTCGAGCGCCACCTCCAACACCTCCCCAGACCATGCGATGTTGGCGGATCCGGTTGCCCTCCCCTCCCTTGCCACCATTGTCCCGTAAACGCGCGA is drawn from Triticum dicoccoides isolate Atlit2015 ecotype Zavitan chromosome 6B, WEW_v2.0, whole genome shotgun sequence and contains these coding sequences:
- the LOC119321161 gene encoding uncharacterized protein LOC119321161; amino-acid sequence: MEAALRKAEVKEKEAIVNKAHALLMLGICRPAGFSVAAVGPASTCSSVARPPHCQSPASRTTPMSPNFPPPRHDGQTRFSGSPDVGVIMPSTRSPWPPPTEAPNRSCTTATALLGDALRQAIMPRGEYEALRDEERALPLAAAAAACVAFATVAAVGISLGIVFPAEPADRPFCRERRMLEALPAAASSREEEPEAYRYRGGAFYMTTAEAADFYWMVVLVPSAVLFAASAAYLVSGISVAYAAPRRHPFICIVENNFCASRRGGMRCLAIVNAAFALIFGLMAIVFGSMLLALGSSCSIPLFWCYEIAAWGLVILYGGTAFFLRRKAAAEGDYASHIVGLEMLETTIEVTSEAQRRVNDGFKTWMGSSLLSSDDEEEALDDYIEHNAPAPKASVQHRKENDLQELT